The sequence ATAATTGCAAATGtctatagattttatttctttatttttataaggagatgaataaaatattgatttgataaaaaatgacttttaacctcacatactatattttattttcacggATTTCGTATGATGaatttttgcggattaaaaatctttgaacatgttgcgtgatccgcctaacatggcgggtttggactatagaaccaacactaaaaccattagtttatttcatataatatagatttgtagtcataatttggaaaattaacttataagttatttagtatatgaactacaaaatattacacatactacaacacattcttaatattccaaaaaaaaaagtatatacacataaaaatatatactaacatactatatagacatatatctctgtttaattataggaaaaaaaactaagtgttttaaaattttatattctatcttataacaaatttcatgtaattaggttctaaactgtataaaacttaagaagaagaaaaaacgttctaaacaaatttattaattaattagataaatgttaattaattgggaatttaaaaactaaataaattaaaaattattatttaaaatataataatttataatttagtatcgcggtgtaccgcgggtgaaaacctaatggaaatattaaaaaaggaTAAACCATACCtttgtttcaaaattgaaatcaaTCAATATGTTTGACGCCTTGATATCACGGTGGATGACTTTAGGATTGCCTGCAGATACATATAGTATAATAGTATAAAATAGtgataaaaataactaaaattggATAATGATGCATTTTTCATCAATCATTAAATTTACATCTTAATGGTTTAGTTTagattaaaaatgtttaatcaCTTCATGATTATTGTCTGACAACataattttaagtatttttaaatatttatattgataaaatatataatgatatacatTGTTAATTAATTGTCGATTCGAATCAAATGTTTGAAAAGGTAGTCCGGTTCGCAATCCGGTTCGGGTTTAAAAAGATTGGTTTTTGAGGAGGGAATTATGGCGGCAAATGTTTGAACAGGCGGGATGATGACACGTAGATTCGCCTCAATCTGACGGTAAGTCTTGAAAGAATCTCAAGGTCAAAATCGTCTAAACACGTCTACGTTGTCCTCATCATCTTCAGGACTcgccactctctctctctctctttctccagaAGTTTCGAGACCTAACGTTTTCTCTCAGTATCCCACGGGAAAATGTCATCTACAGTTACTTAGTTGTAAGCCCTGAAACTCATGACGTCACTGACTTCTGCAGCTTCTACACTTTCCCTGCAACTCTCACCAGTGACCATACGTCTGCAACAGTGAAGTATGCTTATTCTTACTACAATGTAGCGACAGTGACCTCGTTTCCCCAGCTGATGAATGATGCACTGATCGTGGCTAAGCAAAAAGGTTGTGATGTGTTCTACGCGTCCGAGGCGATGCAGAATACGAGTTTCTTGAAAGAGTGTAGGTTTAAATCAGGAAATGGACTGAGGCACTACTATCTCTATAATTACCGTTTGAGAAGTGCACTGAAGCCATCAGAACTTGGGCTTGTTCTCTAGTACTGTTAAAAACTCCTACAGCTCCCGAATGTGAGCAACCGTAAACCAATGTGTAGCCTAAGTTTCCTCTTCTTAGATATCATTTGcaagtaatataaacaaaagaggaaagtttAAAGCCTTTTCAACATTTTGCGTGTCTACAAATAACGTTACTGTGTTTTTCCTGCAACAGAACCACAGTACAAACCATGACCTCAGCTTGTACCTATAATATGGAAGGcaacattaaaatattacaacaaTATGTGACTACGACATGTATATGTTAGTCCTTCCTGTTGAGAGTTTTCGTACAACATGCACCACAGTGCAAGCAAGTTCCTTTGAAAAGCgactcaaaagaaaacaattttctcTGAAGCTAAGCTTCCAAACGAGCACCTTAAAGGAAACAATATAATCTTGCAAACGAACACCTTTATTGTCTTAAGCTTGCAAACGAACACCTTTATGGAAACAATATAATCAATCACCTTAAAGGTTACCCATTTGCAGGAATTGGGGTTTATTGCTAAGAGATCAAAATTTACTTTGGTCTTGCAGAAACTCACACAGAGATACCATAAGAAACCattatatgtatgtgtgtgtaagtgtaatgttttgtaaatgTGTCTATAGTGATCAATGTTACTATGTTAGCAATGTAGTCTTTCAAActtctcttatctctctttaGTTTCCAAACGTTTATTGTTGCTTTGCACCTagaacaaagaaaccaaaacagagaaacaagagGAGATGGGAAACAGAGAATAAGAGTGAAAGGTGATGGACCTGAGATCAAGTGAGATGATCAAGAGGGTCCAAACCTGAAACAGTGATAAGGAGGCGAAAATAACACTTCAGAGAAAGTTCTAACACAAGTTCAAAATACTCTATTTCGGTTGAAGAGTTCACTGGTTTGGAAATATGTCGTTCGACCCAATACTAACAGGCCCAATAGTGATTACTATTAGAgttttgtataataatataattcaaaCTCTATATTTTCTGTAGTTTagggaaaaatgaaaaaaaataattggcaagtgtacaaaaataataatgcaaaattaaaaatgtagtactgaaaaaattcaaataaatttcgATCATATTAAAGAGGGTTACATTACCCCATATTTGGACTCTTAATTATTTCTCTATaaactaatgtttttttaaatttcgtGTGGACCTTAACTTGGAGTTTACTAATCCGACAGagtatgtaaatatattttgatttcaagGGATGTTGGGTTGTTGTataaaacatcatattttttaatgtataaactAATGTTGTTATTTCATTAACTATGTTTTAATTTGGAGTCAACAATAAACACTCTAATATGTGAAGAAGGTTTGCTTATGGATTTGTTTTTACTTCTTGGTGGGTTAACACATCATATTCCAATCAAAGATCTTGTTTGTGGAATCCTACCCAATTATCAAGATAGTTCTGAACTAAGATAACTTCCAAGTTGATGACGATTTCCGATTTCGAGCCCTAAGCAGAAGCGCACATATAAATAAGTTCTTCAAAAACAACCAGCTAATTGAGTTCAATTCCCAAATATTACATTTCAACTTCAAACCTcaatcttctttttggtttttttttcaagaatccAACCTCAATCTGAATATTAGTATTACAATTAACTTCTAGGGAAAGAAAccaaaggaaaaacaaaataaaaaaaatcaatataagatCGTAGTTCAGTTAGAGTTAATCTTAAGACATCTACCCAAatctttataattaaacaaagaattaaaaaagaaaaaaaaaaaactctgtaaTTTCTTGTCTCACTAACCATAACCTTGGCCGGGTCTTTTAGCATTGCCCATCTCCATTTCCCGTGTGGTCTGAATCTCGGTGCTCGACCAGGATGGGTACAAATCATATTCACTGATTGGATTACTATACAAATCTTGAGTCTCAAGTCCCACTTTCCTAAACTTGTTCACGCCTTTATTGTCTTGGCTCGAGTCATAATCTGTGCTTCCTCCGGATGAGCCGTACACATTACTGTGACCCGGTGTGATCCCTTGGTTCAGGTCTGACGGTGATATGTTTCCTTCCAGCACACGTGCAACCTGCtcgtttttttttcaccaatcactCATTCAATTAGCactataaacattttaaatgactaatatatattttacaaaatgaaaaaaaaaatgtagctaaAACATGTTGGCACATTGGTCGATCAAGTGGTGCTGCTTAGATACATCAAAAGATTTAgctaggcaaaaaaaaaacagaactgaAATTAGTACAACCGAACGGACCCAAATAAACCATTCATTTTATgtgttagattttattttaatttcatactatagaaaaatataattatatatacaacatctataaataattgttattaaatttaggtatatttatttatttatttttgatagtttttgtattgaaagccaaaaacaaaacaaaaaaatctattaattctAGGCGTATAGctcaatataaaatatttgaaaactgGAAAACCAAATGTCTAccctaattaaaaaataaaaatgattactAAGTTACCTGGTCCATGCGAGGTCTACGGCGAGCTGTAGAGCGGACACAAGCTGCGGCACAAGCAACCATGCGAGCCATCTCTTCTCTGTCATACTCATTATTCAGCTTTGTATCAACCACAGCCTCAAAGTTGCCTACCTCGGATACTTGGTTAAGCAAAGGTCGTGCCTGTTCAAATTATCCACACACATAGATATTGTAAAACTTAATGTGAATGTTGAGATTTATTGGCAGTTATATTAATTACCCAATCAACCAAGCTATTATCTGCATGGACATTGTTTGCATCAATAGGACGACGACCGGTTATTAGCTCCAAAAGCACAACACCAAATGAGAAGACGTCAGATTTTTCTGTGAGCTTTCCGCTTGAAGCATATTCTGGAGCCAAATACCtaatatccaaaaccaaaaggttcaaaatatgtaaacattCACACAAACTACGTAAATGTACGTATTTAGTAGCTTCGAGATTATATTTACCCAAAGGTTCCCATCACACGTGTAGATACATGAGTGTTTGTATCAGAAGCAATCTTGGCAAGACCAAAATCAGCAACCTAAAAGATAGAAGAGAGacacaaaatacaaatatactTTCACCAAAAAATCATACGAAGTTACATATTATGCCTTCATGCATGGATATATTAAaaaggagaacaaaaaaaaacaagataaacaaTACCTTTGcttcaaatttgaaatcaatCAATATGTTTGACGCCTTGATATCACGGTGGATGATTTTAGGATTGCCTGaaaatacatatacatacatgtGTGGTGAATAAACAAACATGgcttgtaattttttaaaagctGTACATATTGCTCATATCTTAGACTTACAATTTTCATGAAGATATGATAATCCTTTGGCAGAACCAATAGCAATCTTCAATCTTGAACTCCATTCCATTGGAGGCCGTCCCTTCCCTATCACAAATtcaattcccaaaaaaaaaaaattactaattgaAAACAGTAAAGCATGCAGCCAACCGTACGTAGaagagtttagttttttttttctaaccatGGAGGTGAAACTCGAGAGTGTTGTTGGGAACAAACTCATAGACAAGCAATCTTTGAGCATCCGCAATGCAATAACCGACAAGAGCAACCAAATGTCTGTGGTGAACTCGGCTAATGATCCCGACCTCTGCctgaaactctctctctccctgaGCACTCCCTTCTTTCAACTGTTTCACAGCAACTTCTTTCCCATTACGCAACATACCTTTGAACACGTATCCGAAACCGCCTTGTCCTAACAAATTGGCCTCAGAGAAGCCATTGGTGGCTCTAGACAACTCTTCATAGTTGAAAATGCCTTGATAGATGCCTAATGGAAGCCCTGGAGATTGTGGAGGAAGAACTGATTGATCCGAGTAGTTTGAGTCGTAGCCGCCGCTGCTACTGCTGCTCATGAAGTGTGGCCGACGTGGTAGTGCAGAGGGTGGCATCGGTGGTGGCGGTGATGTATTTTGATGCTGATGTCCACGGTAAGGGCCTCCCGCTGACAAACACAAGAACATCAAATCTGTAAAAAACGGTTTCTCTATGTATCCACCATATACAAGTTTAaagatgttaaaacaaaatgtattaTAACTTAATTTCTCaaaatgaatattaatataCTTAATTTTCCTACATATTGGAAAATCAAATATACATGCAAAGAAAATGTAGATAAATCGTAGAAAATGAGGAACACTATTATTAGTTCTAGAtttgatttattgatttaatgTAGTTTAGGTCTTTGTTTTTACCTAAGTGCGCAGGAGGTGCTTCTTCGTCTCTTCGTCGTTTCTTcttacaaatgaaaaaaatcaaagccaATACCACAACAAGCATAGCAACTCCTCCGATGGCGATCCCAACCGCCACTCCCGTTGATAATCCAACGGAAGGGGAAGAAGGCGGCGGTGAAGATCCCCCGCCAGAGGGATTTGCTGGAGGTGGAGGGCTGAGAGTTCCCGACTGAGGTGTTGTTGAGGGAGGCGGCGGAGATGGAAAAGATCCCGGCGGAGTTGAAGGAGTAGAGGGAGACGGAGGCGGAGGAGAAGAAGGTCTCAAGGGAGAAGGTGGTGGCGGAGAAGAAGGCGTAAAGGGAGGTGATGAAGGAATGGTTGGTGATGGAGGCAGAGGAGAAGGCGTCAAGGGAGGTGAAGGAGGCAGAGGAGAAGGCGTCAAGGGAGGTGAAGGAGGCAGAGGAGAAGGCGTCAAGGGAGGTGAAGGAGGCAGAGGAGAAGGCGTCAAGGGAGGTGAAGGAGGCAGAGGAGAAGGCGTCAAGGGAGGTGAAGGAGGCAGAGGAGAAGGCGTCAAGGGAGGTGAAGGAGGCAGAGGAGAAGGCGTCAAGGGAGGTGAAGGAGGCAGAGGAGAAGGCGTCAAGGGAGGTGAAGGAGGCAGAGGAGAAGGCGTCAAGGGAGGTGAAGGAGGCAGAGGAGAAGGCGTCAAGGGAGGTGAAGGAGGCAGAGGAGAAGGCGTCAAGGGAGGTGAAGGAGGCAGAGGAGAAGGCGTCAAGGGAGGTGAAGGAGGCAGAGGAGAAGGCGTCAAGGGAGGTGAAGGAGGCAGAGGAGAAGGCGTCAAGGGAGGTGAAGGAGGCAGAGGAGAAGGCGTCAAGGGAGGTGAAGGAGGCAGAGGAGAAGGCGTCAAGGGAGGTGAAGGAGGCAGAGGAGAAGGCGTCAAGGGAGGTGAAGGAGGCAGAGGAGAAGGCGTCAAGGGAGGTGAAGGAGGCAGAGGAGAAGGCGTCAAGGGAGGTGAAGGAGTGGTAGGAGCCGGAGCCGGAGGAGAAGGCGTCAATGGAGGTGGAGAAGGAATGAGTGTAGGCGGAGGCGGAGAAGGAACGACGGGAGGGGGAGTTATAGGAGGAACGACGGGAGGCGGAGGTATAGGAGGAACGACGGGAGGCTGAAGTATAGGAGGAACGATGACGGGAGGAGGAACGGGAGGAAGTTGTGGTGGAGTTGACGGAGTGGAACCCGGAGACGGCGCAGATGACATCTCTCCACACAATTAGAAAAACTACGAcagaatcaaaataagaatgtTAAAAGCGGGAAAAGAGGTCAGAGATGTGATCTACTACCGCTACCAAGACcaagagttttgagttttgattgcTTCTTGTCGGAATTTGGAGAAGGGATTAGTcaatctttaaaaacaaaaatgtttggtctaagatatattatatactacaaACAAAATGCTCAAACATTTACTGTTCTTACGACATACTCAAACATAGAGGAAAATATATACGTAATAATATATGCACAAAAAGCAAAGGAAATAACAATATTACGTAATAAATACCAACGCCACCCATTACATTGACGTTTCCACTCATTTATTGTTACTACTGTATTTAACATCAAGTTACACCAAAGTAATCTAGTAGTCAAacggaaaataaataaagtatttttgttaatcATTTTTAATCAAAAGGTTCTCAACAACAGGCCAATTATATCAAATGGGATTCGGTCTAATTTCCAGATAATGTTTTTGCTCTTCAGATTAAGTAATACTAGTAGTTTATGTAGATAATTATTATTGTATCAAGGTCAGTGTCCTATCATTCTATTTATCTTAGTTTAAAACAACCCACGAGCGTAAtctactaaaaagaaaaaggaagtcAACGACGTAATGGAATGATGATTTGTCAAGTTTGGTTTGgtcaaatcttttgtttttgtcaaattgGTTTCCACTTCATCATATTTGATTGAATGCAAATACCACGACATTTAAGAATGCATCAATTTTTGTGGATTTTCAAGTGGTATTATACAAGAAGACCAAAATGATTTCGTAGTTCGTGGACAAAGGTTGCCAAAATGGCTAAAACACAACGTCCACTGTCAATTGTCTCTATAACCTTAATTATTCCATTACTCACCATTTGTTGTTTTGCGATCATCTacacatatattataaatcaatGAATTCAACGTCCAGAAAAGtcaattgttattttgtaatcttgtacaatttttaaatagaaaaaaatgagacGACATTGCACGAACTGGCATTGGGTTTCTCGTTCGGTTATATTGGTATAACAAGTTACACagtttaaaattctattatcTTATTACAActtattttatcaataaaaaaaaagaaatgtattaTCTAATTACAAACtattttaaatagtaatttaaaaaaatttccatttccatacaaaatttaaattaatataatatataataatttttcttaaaatgataggttttgataaaatttttaattttggtatatTCAGTTTAGCTGCACCATGGGATTCTTGCATTACTAGTCCCAACTATTTAACTAGGCGACGTTATCTTTTCGCGAATATATAAAGTCATGCTGGGAGGTTCGAAGGCACAATCAGAACGTACTGTGTATAATGCATCAGAGTCATAGTAGGAACCGATTCAGTTTAACTCTCAACTAAACCAAGTGATGCGCAGTTTAGTAAGACCGATGAAAAAATCACCTACACTTTCATCTCTTTAACTTTgatacccaaaaagaaaaaaaaacactttcacttaaactccatatatatattttctttaaaacgaTCTAGTAATGGCAATTACTTTGTGCTATCAATAAAATTACACGTCCATCACGTTACATATTACTCAAACATATACTAATGGACACACTTCATTATACGTAATACGATATTATACACAAAGAAGAATATTTGATCAACCGACGCAAAGctcattatataattatatttaagagTCTTAAAACTCGAGGAGACGCCTCATGACTCCAAGCAGCTCCAAATGTGATGTCATCTGTGGGAAATGCCCGATCGCGTCTTCCATGATCTCCACCGTCGATTTCCCTTTAATCTTCTCCTGCATGAAGTATGCGACAGAGACAGGCACAACGACGTCGTTTCCAGTCTGTATGACGTGGCAAGGCACTGACACTTGTCCCAAAAGCTCTCTCTCGTCGCTGCCAAACACTATCTTAGCTAAGGCAAGAGCCGTCTCGGGCTTCATCTTCTTAAGGCACTTTTCGAACCTTTGGACTGAGACAGAGTCTCTCGGGTCGACCACGATGGAAGAAAAAGCAACCGCCCATGCCTCGTAGTTGGACTCAATGTTTGAGATGATCGTGTCGATGTCTTTTGACTCAAACCCTCCTTCGTAATCCTCACAGTTTATGTACCTATATGCATTTCAATCTAGTAACGTTACTAAATTTGATcgtctttatatattaatttgtacgTTGCATTAGACGTATATTTATAGTCAAACATTATCAACTTTTGCATTGATTACACTTCCTCAcctataattataataaatatctaAAGTAATCAGTCAAAATATGATACTTCAAACAATTAATTCCCATtcaataattttctatatataggaaaatagatcttttttagttttagtggTCCACGTGAATCGTGATATATTAAGGTTagtacttctaagttctaactcAAAAACCATCGACAGTAAAATTAATAGATTGAttcatatgatattttatatatcatccTATTTAGGTTTCGTATAATTAATTTTCGATGTGAGATAagagatgaatatatatataaagcacaCATACACATGACCTATATATTGATATGCATGTAGGCCGTAGCTAGAATATATAAATGCATCTATGTATATATGCGTAGACTGCAGGGAAGTTAGAAGTAGGACAAGATGTGATGATCATATGTCATATTCATCCAACAAGCTAGAAGCTGATCATGTCCACATGTTCAACGCTTGGCAACAGTTACACTTACATATTACATATGTCATATAGATAACATCCACATAAAAGTCATTAAATATCGGCTAATATAGTATATTATCGTAAAGCATATTTCGTTTTTGTCTTTTCTCGTGAAACACATATTCACAAAGGAATATTGTACGATCGATGAAAAAGGTATCACTTTAGATCTCTCTTTCGAACGTAAATAAtaattcttcattttatttacagATATATATTCACATCATGATTAACCTCTTTTTTAACTATAT comes from Camelina sativa cultivar DH55 chromosome 19, Cs, whole genome shotgun sequence and encodes:
- the LOC104767836 gene encoding proline-rich receptor-like protein kinase PERK2, producing MLVVVLALIFFICKKKRRRDEEAPPAHLAGGPYRGHQHQNTSPPPPMPPSALPRRPHFMSSSSSGGYDSNYSDQSVLPPQSPGLPLGIYQGIFNYEELSRATNGFSEANLLGQGGFGYVFKGMLRNGKEVAVKQLKEGSAQGEREFQAEVGIISRVHHRHLVALVGYCIADAQRLLVYEFVPNNTLEFHLHGKGRPPMEWSSRLKIAIGSAKGLSYLHENCNPKIIHRDIKASNILIDFKFEAKVADFGLAKIASDTNTHVSTRVMGTFGYLAPEYASSGKLTEKSDVFSFGVVLLELITGRRPIDANNVHADNSLVDWARPLLNQVSEVGNFEAVVDTKLNNEYDREEMARMVACAAACVRSTARRRPRMDQVARVLEGNISPSDLNQGITPGHSNVYGSSGGSTDYDSSQDNKGVNKFRKVGLETQDLYSNPISEYDLYPSWSSTEIQTTREMEMGNAKRPGQGYG
- the LOC104767835 gene encoding glycylpeptide N-tetradecanoyltransferase 1-like — its product is MAANDSPLSLSLFLQKFRDLTFSLSIPRENVIYSYLVVSPETHDVTDFCSFYTFPATLTSDHTSATVKYAYSYYNVATVTSFPQLMNDALIVAKQKGCDVFYASEAMQNTSFLKECRFKSGNGLRHYYLYNYRLRSALKPSELGLVL
- the LOC109130838 gene encoding glycine-rich cell wall structural protein 1-like codes for the protein MAIPTATPVDNPTEGEEGGGEDPPPEGFAGDPGGVEGVEGDGGGGEEGLKGEGGGGEEGVKGGDEGMVGDGGRGEGVKGGEGGRGEGVKGGEGGRGEGVKGGEGGRGEGVKGGEGGRGEGVKGGEGGRGEGVKGGEGGRGEGVKGGEGGRGEGVKGGEGGRGEGVKGGEGGRGEGVKGGEGGRGEGVKGGEGGRGEGVKGGEGGRGEGVKGGEGGRGEGVKGGEGGRGEGVKGGEGGRGEGVKGGEGGRGEGVKGGEGGRGEGVKGGEGGRGEGVKGGEGVVGAGAGGEGVNGGGEGMSVGGGGEGTTGGGVIGGTTGGGGIGGTTGG
- the LOC104766368 gene encoding probable esterase KAI2; protein product: MVVNQKISSLASAMNAKIIGSGEKSMVLAHGFGGDQSIWDKMIPVLSESFKVLVFDWLFSGTVKDQTLYDPSKYNSFDAFSDDLIALMEELEFGPVVFVGHSMSGMVGCAASIKRPDLFTNLLLIGASPRYINCEDYEGGFESKDIDTIISNIESNYEAWAVAFSSIVVDPRDSVSVQRFEKCLKKMKPETALALAKIVFGSDERELLGQVSVPCHVIQTGNDVVVPVSVAYFMQEKIKGKSTVEIMEDAIGHFPQMTSHLELLGVMRRLLEF